Below is a window of Pseudodesulfovibrio sp. 5S69 DNA.
CCGAGGCGGCCCCTCTGCCCATGGTCATCTACAACGTGCCCGGACGGACCGGCCTGAACTGCCTGCCGTCCACACTCAAGATGATCAAGGATGCCGTGCCCGAGGCCATCGCGGTCAAGGAGGCCACCGGCAACTTGTGCCAGGGCGCCGAAGTGGTGGAACTCTGCGGCAGGGACTTCATGCTTCTGTCCGGCGACGACTTTACCGCCCTGCCCCTGCTGGCCGTGGGCGGCGTTGGGGTCATCTCCGTCATTTCCAACATCATGCCCAAGACCATGAGCTCCATGTGCCACGCCTTTTTCAACAAGGACCATGAAAAAGCGCTGGAACTGAGCCTCAAGATGGCTCCGGTCAACCGGGCCATGTTCATGGAGACCAACCCCATCCCGGTCAAGACCTCCCTGGCCATGATGGGCATCTTCAAGGACGCCCAGTTCCGCCTGCCCATCGTTCCCCTGCAGGACGAGAACAAACCCAAACTGAAAGCCGTGCTGAAAACCGCCGGTCTTTTGTGATATCCAGGCCTCGGCTCATAGCCGGGGCCTTTTTTCGTCATCTCCCAAAAAAGGGACGGCTTCCGGCCGTCCCTTTTTTGTTGGTGCCTTAGGCGGCCAGAGGAGAAACTCTATCGCTGCCGTCGCCAGCTCCAGAACTCGAAGACTCGCTAAGCGCTGGCGCTGAAAGAGCTT
It encodes the following:
- the dapA gene encoding 4-hydroxy-tetrahydrodipicolinate synthase, whose product is MELRGAFTALSTPFKDGEVDESTYRDFIEWQIEQGIDGLVPCGTTGEAATMSHEEQGRVIKICVEQTKGRVPVIAGAGSNSTKEAIELTKMAKDAGADATLQITPYYNKPTPGGLVAHFKAIAEAAPLPMVIYNVPGRTGLNCLPSTLKMIKDAVPEAIAVKEATGNLCQGAEVVELCGRDFMLLSGDDFTALPLLAVGGVGVISVISNIMPKTMSSMCHAFFNKDHEKALELSLKMAPVNRAMFMETNPIPVKTSLAMMGIFKDAQFRLPIVPLQDENKPKLKAVLKTAGLL